Genomic DNA from Leptospira broomii serovar Hurstbridge str. 5399:
CTCGATTAAACCCTGTTGCCGTTTAGCCGCTTCGATCGTAATTTGGATAAATTCTTTGGCTTCGGAAGGTAGTTCCGGAGAAAATTTTCTTTCTAAAAGTTGTAAGTAACTGGCGATGGTTCTTAACGGCTCTTGTAGATCGTGAGATGCAACGTAAGCGAATTGCTCCAATTCACGATTCGTCATCTCCAAATCGGATATCGCTTTTTTAAGAAATTCCCGGACGAACACTTTCTCCGCGATATCCCTATTCACCATGATCAAACCCGCGTTGTTTCCCCTTGGATCCGAAATTTTCTTGAAACTCATTTCGAGATGAATCCTCTTCCCCGATTTCAACGTATGGATTATCTCGGCATTTGCAAGTCCCTTAAGTTCGTATTCATCCATCGCTCGCCGACGGTTTCCTTCGGAAATCCAATCCTCCTGGAAAAGTTCCGTATAATGCTTTCCGATCAAACTAGGATCGGAAATTTCGTACATGCGCTCCGCCGGAAAATTATAATAAGTGATTCTAAACTCGGAATCCAATGCGATTACTGCGTCGCTAATTTGGGATAAAACTTGCAAATTAAATCTGTTCGCGGCTTCCGTTCGTACTCGTTGAGTTACATCCGAACCGGATACCAAAATACAATCCCGACCGGAAAACCGGAAATGTGTTAGAGCAATGTCTAAGTAAAAACGTTCCCCGTTTTTCTTCGTGTGGATAACTTCCGAAAAGAAATTAGGCCCAAGCGCCAAGTTTTGAATTTTATCTACGACCCAGGACCTGTCGTCGGCGGGATGAATGTCCAAGACGGTCTTTTCCAGAAATTCGGATTCGGAGTAGCCGCAAACCAGCTGAGCAGTCGCATTCGACTCCAGGATTCGAAAAGACCCCTGATCGAAAATATACATGACCTGAGGATTACTTTTAAATAAATTACGATAATTTAACTCATTTTCCTTTAATTTTTTATTTAAATATTCCCGCTCCGTGACGTCATAACCGATTCCTAAAATTTCGGTTATTCTGCCTAATCCGTCGAATCTCGGATATAACCAATTTTCAAAGACTTTATCTCTAACTCTAGATTGGTAAAAAGAATTGACTCCGCCGATCGCTTTTTGTATAGCCTGAGTCCTTTCGGTTTGATCCGGCTGTGAATCGAAAAAATTCTTGCCGATCACGTCCTGTAACGTTAAACCGAGTCGTTCGAATCCTTTTCCTTCCGCAAAAAGAATAATTCCATCCACATCGAAGGAAAAAACGATGATCGGGAGAACTTGAAGAGCCGTCCTAAAATCACCGACTTTCCTCTGAAAGGTCGCTTCCCTTGTTTTCGAATCGGTGATATCGACGCTTACGCCGATGAGTCCTTCGATTTCACCGTTAGTTCCGAAAATGGGAGAGAAACGGCTGGAGAACATTTTTCCCGCAAAACGGGTCTCGGCCTCGATCGTTCTTCCTTGAAAAACCGAACTGAAAATCGTCTCACGCGTTATCGATTGAAACTCGTCGTTCGAATCTCGTACCATGCCCGACCAATCTACCTCGAAAAAGGAAGTCCCAACCAAAGACTCAGGTTCGATTCCAATTCCGAATATTCCACAGCCCGCCACATATGTAAAAGTCCCATTTCTATCGGTAGAAAATAGAACGAGAGTTACGTTAGATAGAATATATTCTAATCGGTCTTTGTATACCAGTCCCTCGCTTAACACGAAGTCGGTGGTTGTGGATGGAATAGATTCGTTCGGGGTTACCATAATTAGGACTCTCTTTCAGTAAGCATCTGCTCACGAGAAAGAGGACCTAAAATATGGCGAAAATGAGGATTTTACAAGTCTTTTTCCACATCTTCTGGCTACTATTCGGCCAATTGGCCAAATAGTAGCTAATTATGTCTCAATTATTTCTAGGGTCTCGATGACCACAGGCTGAACCGGACGATCCCCAGGTCCAGTTTCCGTCTCGGAAATCCCGAGGACTATATCTTCCCCTTCTGTCACATGACCGAAGACTGCATGCCGATTATCTAAATAGAGATTGTCTCTAACGTTGATGAAAAACTGGGAACCTCCGGTATTTGGGCCGGCATTTGCCATGGAGATAGTAAATTTCTTGTTTTTTAAATCAGGATGGAACTCGTCCTTTATTTTATACCCCGGTCCACCGGTCCCTGTTCCACTCGGACACCCGCCCTGAATCATGAAATTTGGAATTATCCTATGAAAAATGAGTCCATTATAGAACCCCTTCTTGGCTAATTCGATAAAGTTTCCGGTAGTCACGGGAGCTTTCTCAATATCCAATAAAACAGAAAAAGTTCCTCGATTAGTAACGAATTTTGCGAAAGGCATTTGCTTCCTCCTAAGGGTCCAGAATTTCTCCTATCCCGGTGTTAGCAACCGTTTCCGGCTTTTGCTGGACTGGAACAAATTCCATTTCCCGTCAATTTGGCTAATCCCAATTCCGATAATTTAACAGAGGTACTTCAGAATATTCTTTCCGTTGCAAACAGGAAATTTTTTTCTTTATTTTAGGGGATAACCAGATCCGAAAGACTTTTCTTTCGATCGGACAAACGATGAACTCTTCGGCAAAATACATTCCCTTCGGGACAAACGGTTCAGTCGCTTTCTGGGAGCCTACCTCCTCCCATGCCCATCCTGATGGAAAACAGATTTCGGATTGGTCGGAACGCGGGATCAAAACCATCGTCTGCGTTTTCTCCGAAAGAGGCTCGTCCATAATTACCGATCTGGA
This window encodes:
- a CDS encoding PAS domain-containing sensor histidine kinase, which translates into the protein MVTPNESIPSTTTDFVLSEGLVYKDRLEYILSNVTLVLFSTDRNGTFTYVAGCGIFGIGIEPESLVGTSFFEVDWSGMVRDSNDEFQSITRETIFSSVFQGRTIEAETRFAGKMFSSRFSPIFGTNGEIEGLIGVSVDITDSKTREATFQRKVGDFRTALQVLPIIVFSFDVDGIILFAEGKGFERLGLTLQDVIGKNFFDSQPDQTERTQAIQKAIGGVNSFYQSRVRDKVFENWLYPRFDGLGRITEILGIGYDVTEREYLNKKLKENELNYRNLFKSNPQVMYIFDQGSFRILESNATAQLVCGYSESEFLEKTVLDIHPADDRSWVVDKIQNLALGPNFFSEVIHTKKNGERFYLDIALTHFRFSGRDCILVSGSDVTQRVRTEAANRFNLQVLSQISDAVIALDSEFRITYYNFPAERMYEISDPSLIGKHYTELFQEDWISEGNRRRAMDEYELKGLANAEIIHTLKSGKRIHLEMSFKKISDPRGNNAGLIMVNRDIAEKVFVREFLKKAISDLEMTNRELEQFAYVASHDLQEPLRTIASYLQLLERKFSPELPSEAKEFIQITIEAAKRQQGLIESLLRYSRLGVKEDRWEKISIRALLENLREDLASILNDANVRIEIEGEMPVILGEPDQIRQLFQNLITNSIKFRSKERNPKIVISASKTQAEWEFRIADNGIGMDSRYFEKIFIIFQKLHSKSEFPGTGIGLSICKKIVENHGGKIWVESNVGVGSEFFFAIPIRRN
- a CDS encoding peptidylprolyl isomerase codes for the protein MPFAKFVTNRGTFSVLLDIEKAPVTTGNFIELAKKGFYNGLIFHRIIPNFMIQGGCPSGTGTGGPGYKIKDEFHPDLKNKKFTISMANAGPNTGGSQFFINVRDNLYLDNRHAVFGHVTEGEDIVLGISETETGPGDRPVQPVVIETLEIIET